A window of the Egibacter rhizosphaerae genome harbors these coding sequences:
- a CDS encoding CsbD family protein, with amino-acid sequence MADEKGRTDKVKGKAKEAAGEVTDDEELRREGKTDQAAGTAKEKVDKAADKVKETFKGDENDE; translated from the coding sequence ATGGCAGACGAGAAGGGTCGCACGGACAAGGTGAAGGGCAAGGCCAAGGAGGCCGCTGGCGAGGTGACCGACGACGAGGAACTGCGTCGCGAAGGCAAGACCGACCAGGCCGCGGGCACCGCCAAGGAGAAGGTCGACAAGGCCGCGGACAAGGTCAAGGAGACCTTCAAGGGCGACGAGAACGACGAGTAA